The Maylandia zebra isolate NMK-2024a linkage group LG4, Mzebra_GT3a, whole genome shotgun sequence genome includes a window with the following:
- the pecam1a gene encoding platelet endothelial cell adhesion molecule, protein MGCRPPGLLFLTSLLHIWHCAGGQGSYTIDTVRLTIEPRNAVQTGTAVRLRCQVSVSHSNIPNLIHSFQLTRDDVPIYTNNATEDTVEYKINPARAADSGNYECRVSVKNKAKASNSQKLDVKGLQTPTLHLTTSSPYENEEFKATCSAPEEKGPLIFQFYQSFKTGSPEVIKQLSQGGNSSTATLRLSHIGNCILYCDYEIRLVSGNQKSNSSKKVELIVKALHIAPIINILPSNSLSEGDIIEVVCKVVNPPSNTEVFLTKDKVILKQVRATALSHKFTVREDDSGELVCKAEWGSVQKETSRRITVRSLFSKPQLTVEPTDIDEGDHFKLTCSVSILDSSKINNETMQYSIFKDNTEVANTATYRTVAQLSASGNYTCNATSDSLTRTIVKESQKHFVKVKVPVSEPVLSVVGGTLFLGKPFQLSCYSQRGTLPIKYTLYQPSKPIDIKVVSKRGEKAIFNLTSITQISDIKNILCHAKNSQLKPPKVGTGEQLLKSSDIIEPVSKPHLTTEPRMEDISEGYNMTLVCSVQRGSFPINFTWYSLGKGFLDSKTSRKLKESHSISNVKGDHAGGYFCECTNPAAEPKQSAIIIIGVKMAGWKKGLIAVFCLLFVMAIILFLFYKKRLPKLKKRRTGTLSVKAASTKVERMSLTQAEVNEAANATPGMMGKSIWSEHVSGSESDDNCSTNTLEKPEIQYKEDQLRQADPSRVPVKQGTDTVHGEVRNSQQGVQELADAASVEYAELNHDTNHQSDPSDHGYHSDPSNHGYHIANDDQPNDNSVSINCANNEE, encoded by the exons ATGGGCTGCAGACCCCCCGGCTTGCTGTTTCTGACTAGCCTGCTACACATCT ggCATTGTGCTGGAGGACAGGGGT CATACACCATAGATACTGTTCGCCTCACAATCGAACCCAGGAACGCAGTTCAGACCGGGACAGCAGTGAGGCTACGCTGCCAGGTCAGCGTCAGTCACAGCAACATCCCTAACCTGATACACAGTTTCCAGCTCACACGGGACGATGTTCCTATCTACACCAACAACGCCACGGAAGACACGGTCGAGTATAAGATCAACCCAGCCAGAGCTGCCGACTCTGGAAATTATGAATGTCGAGTCTCAGTCAAGAACAAGGCCAAAGCCAGCAACAGCCAGAAACTGGATGTGAAAG GCTTGCAGACCCCGACCCTGCATTTGACTACTTCATCGCCCTATGAGAACGAGGAGTTTAAAGCCACCTGCAGTGCTCCAGAGGAGAAAGGACCCCTTATTTTCCAGTTTTACCAGAGCTTTAAGACCGGATCCCCTGAGGTCATAAAGCAGCTGTCACAGGGGGGCAACTCATCAACGGCTACACTGAGACTGAGTCACATCGGAAACTGTATCCTCTACTGTGACTATGAAATCCGCTTGGTTTCCGGGAACCAAAAGTCTAACAGTAGCAAAAAGGTTGAACTCATAGTCAAAG CACTCCACATCGCCCCCATCATAAATATACTTCCCTCCAATAGTCTCTCTGAGGGTGATATAATTGAAGTGGTCTGCAAAGTTGTCAATCCTCCGAGCAACACTGAAGTGTTCTTGACAAAAGACAAAGTGATCCTCAAGCAGGTCAGAGCTACAGCCCTGAGTCATAAATTCACTGTACGAGAGGATGACTCTGGAGAGCTTGTGTGCAAAGCAGAGTGGGGCAGCGTGCAGAAAGAAACCTCGCGAAGAATCACAGTCAGAT CGCTGTTTTCAAAgccacagctgactgtggagCCCACAGACATAGATGAAGGAGACCACTTCAAATTGACCTGCTCTGTTAGCATTCTTGATTCCAGTAAGATCAACAATGAAACCATGCAGTACTCCATCTTCAAAGATAACACTGAAGTCGCAAATACTGCCACGTATAGGACTGTGGCACAACTTTCTGCAAGTGGCAACTACACCTGTAATGCCACGTCTGATTCTCTGACACGCACTATTGTGAAGGAGAGCCAAAAACATTTCGTCAAGGTCAAAG TTCCTGTTTCAGAGCCTGTGCTGTCTGTGGTGGGAGGTACGCTGTTTCTGGGAAAGCCCTTCCAGTTGAGTTGTTACAGTCAGAGAGGCACTCTGCCCATCAAGTACACCCTGTATCAACCTAGTAAACCAATCGACATAAAAGTTGTGAGCAAGCGCGGTGAAAAGGCTATCTTCAACCTCACATCCATCACCCAaatatcggacataaaaaacaTTCTTTGCCATGCAAAAAACAGTCAACTAAAGCCTCCCAAGGTGGGAACAGGAGAGCAACTACTAAAATCGTCCGACATCATAG AACCTGTGTCAAAACCACACTTGACCACTGAGCCCAGGATGGAGGACATCTCTGAGGGTTACAACATGACTCTTGTCTGCTCTGTTCAGAGAGGTAGTTTTCCCATTAACTTTACCTGGTACAGTCTGGGAAAAGGTTTCCTTGATTCTAAGACCTCCAGGAAACTGAAAGAATCTCACAGCATCAGCAATGTCAAAGGAGATCATGCTGGAGGATACTTCTGTGAGTGCACAAACCCAGCTGCAGAGCCCAAGCAAAGTGCCATCATCATAATTGGAG TGAAGATGGCTGGCTGGAAGAAAGGTCTTATTGCAGTCTTTTGCCTCCTCTTCGTAATGGCCAtcatcctctttcttttctACAAAAAGCGTCTCCCCAAATTAAAGAAAAGACGCACCGGCACCCTATCAGT GAAGGCAGCCAGCACCAAAGTAGAGCGAATGAGCCTCACCCAGGCAGAGGTCAACGAAGCCGCAAATG CAACTCCAGGCATGATGGGGAAAAGTATTTGGAGTGAACATGTATCAGGCTCGG AGTCTGATGACAACTGTAGTACAAACACTCTAGAAAAGCCAGAAATTCAGTACAAAGAGGATCAGCTGCGACAGGCAGATCCCAGCAGAG TTCCGGTGAAACAGGGCACAGACACAGTACACGGTGAAGTACGCAACTCCCAGCAAG GTGTTCAAGAGCTGGCTGATGCT GCATCTGTGGAATATGCAGAACTGAATCATGATACCAATCACCAAAGCGACCCCAGTGACCACGGTTACCACAGTGACCCCAGTAACCATGGTTACCACATCGCCAATGATGACCAGCCAAATGACAATAGTGTTAGCATTAACTGCGCTAACAACGAGGAATGA
- the ppp1r27a gene encoding protein phosphatase 1 regulatory subunit 27: MKYSYRVPASTYARSSQYTPTYHTTTQYTPSYYTPPPYTSSYTSASKYKPTQYSTTYYTPSHHTSTYKPASAYVPSYSKGSRYSSTCGTQAQEKPAPVIPVTPAKRTVHFPNDIIFQDIVRRGDLEQIGRFMRARKVRVDTVFHSGMAALHEAVLTGNLEVVKLLLKYGADVHQRDEDGWTPLHMACSDGYPEIARYLLSMGASTEAENENGEKPADLIDPECKDLAKLFETGCV; the protein is encoded by the exons ATGAAGTACAGCTACCGTGTGCCGGCGTCTACGTACGCACGCAGCTCACAGTACACACCAACTTACCACACTACCACCCAGTACACCCCCTCATATTACACACCGCCACCGTACACATCTTCATACACGTCCGCATCAAAGTACAAACCGACACAGTACAGCACCACATATTACACCCCGTCACACCACACGTCCACTTACAAGCCTGCGTCAGCATACGTCCCTTCATACAGCAAAGGGTCACGGTACAGCTCAACATGTGGCACACAAGCACAGGAAAAGCCTGCACCTGTAATTCCTGTCACACCTGCCAAGAGGACAGTGCACTTCCCCAATGACATCATCTTCCAGGATATTGTTAGACGGGGAGATCTGGAGCAGATTGGTCGGTTCATGAGAGCAAGGAAAGTTCGTGTGGATACAGTTTTCCACTCAG gtatggcagcactgcatgaaGCTGTGCTAACGGGGAACCTGGAGGTGGTGAAGCTGCTGCTCAAATATGGCGCCGATGTCCATCAGAGAGACGAGGACGGCTGGACGCCGCTCCACATGGCCTGCAGTGACGGCTACCCAGAAATTGCCAG ATATCTGCTATCAATGGGCGCCAGCACAGAGGCAGAGAATGAAAATGGAGAGAAACCCGCAGACCTCATCGACCCAGAGTGCAAAGACCTCGCCAAACTGTTTGAGACTGGCTGCGTCTGA
- the mcrip1 gene encoding mapk-regulated corepressor-interacting protein 1, whose amino-acid sequence MTSSSAPRMVNSYKRTSSPRSPTNSGELFTPAHEENVRFIHDTWQCVLRDIRSTQNSDRNDRGPQEYVEKNPNPNLHSFTPVDLSDLKKRNTQDSKKS is encoded by the exons ATGACCAG CTCATCAGCTCCCAGGATGGTGAACAGTTACAAGAGAACTTCAAGCCCCAGATCCCCTACTAACAGTGGGGAGCTCTTCACCCCGGCACATGAAGAAAATGTGCGCTTTATACACGACA CCTGGCAGTGCGTGCTCAGAGACATAAGATCAACGCAAAATAGTGACCGGAATGACCGTGGACCACAGGAGTATGTCGAGAAGAACCCAAATCCTAACTTACATT CTTTCACGCCAGTGGACCTGAGTGACCTCAAAAAACGCAACACACAAGACTCCAAGAAGTCCTAG